Proteins found in one Nocardia brasiliensis ATCC 700358 genomic segment:
- a CDS encoding M15 family metallopeptidase has protein sequence MRSVLFARRLAILAVAGALLPALTACAERRAEPPATDPTTAAPVADESAFVSLAEVDPTILVEARYYGEHNFLGTRVNGYEAPKCLLTKQAATALAQVQQDLRPMHLTLKTYDCYRPQRAVDHFVAWAKDLGDVKMKQEFYPTVEKANLFRDGYIAEKSGHSRGSTVDLAIVALPAADPEPYRAGDPLRACFLPAEQRFRDNILDFGTGYDCFDPAAHTADPATGGNQRAVRTLLTELMDDRGFTNLPEEWWHFTLKDEPFPKTYFDFPVR, from the coding sequence ATGAGAAGTGTGCTGTTCGCCCGACGGCTCGCGATCCTGGCGGTGGCCGGGGCCCTGCTGCCGGCACTCACCGCCTGCGCAGAGCGCCGTGCCGAACCACCCGCGACCGACCCCACCACCGCGGCGCCGGTCGCCGACGAATCCGCCTTCGTCTCCCTCGCCGAGGTCGATCCGACGATCCTGGTCGAGGCCCGGTACTACGGCGAGCACAACTTCCTGGGCACCCGGGTCAACGGCTACGAGGCACCGAAATGCCTGCTGACCAAGCAGGCGGCGACCGCGTTGGCCCAGGTGCAACAGGATTTACGGCCGATGCACCTGACGCTCAAGACCTACGACTGCTATCGGCCGCAGCGGGCGGTCGACCATTTCGTGGCTTGGGCCAAGGATCTCGGCGACGTGAAGATGAAGCAGGAGTTCTACCCCACCGTGGAGAAGGCGAATTTGTTCCGCGACGGCTACATCGCCGAGAAATCCGGGCACAGTCGCGGCAGCACAGTGGATCTCGCCATCGTCGCGTTGCCCGCCGCCGATCCCGAGCCCTACCGCGCCGGTGATCCGCTGCGCGCCTGCTTCCTGCCCGCCGAGCAGCGATTTCGCGACAACATCCTCGACTTCGGCACCGGTTACGACTGCTTCGACCCCGCCGCGCACACCGCCGACCCCGCCACCGGCGGCAACCAGCGCGCCGTGCGGACGCTGCTGACCGAGCTGATGGATGATCGCGGCTTCACCAATCTGCCCGAAGAATGGTGGCACTTCACACTGAAAGACGAGCCCTTCCCCAAGACCTATTTCGACTTCCCGGTGCGCTGA
- a CDS encoding PAS and ANTAR domain-containing protein encodes MSLGDEVPPGVVQAMEETIGVDPCAEPGWFRFWFADQRWEWSDELAAMYGYAPGEVEPTTELLLSHKHPDDREHVASCIAAAAETGQPFCGRHRIVDAEDEVREVVVVGDLLTDEDGAIVGTSGYYVDVTERLEEQRQEVLEEILPEVIEARAVIEQAKGALILAYGVNAEQAFRVLRWRSQETNTKLRDLAAQFVAELRMISKDSAGFRTRFDHLLLTVHERVDVS; translated from the coding sequence GTGAGTTTGGGCGACGAGGTGCCACCGGGCGTGGTGCAGGCGATGGAGGAGACCATCGGTGTCGACCCCTGCGCCGAACCGGGCTGGTTCCGATTCTGGTTTGCCGATCAGCGGTGGGAATGGTCCGACGAGCTGGCGGCGATGTACGGCTACGCACCCGGCGAGGTGGAACCGACCACCGAACTGCTGCTGTCGCACAAGCACCCCGACGATCGCGAGCACGTGGCCAGCTGCATCGCCGCGGCCGCCGAGACCGGCCAGCCGTTCTGCGGCAGGCACCGGATCGTCGACGCCGAGGACGAGGTGCGTGAGGTGGTGGTCGTCGGCGACCTGCTCACGGATGAGGACGGCGCCATCGTCGGCACCTCCGGCTACTACGTCGACGTGACCGAACGGCTCGAAGAGCAACGCCAAGAGGTCCTCGAGGAGATCCTGCCCGAGGTGATCGAGGCCAGGGCGGTGATCGAGCAGGCCAAGGGTGCGTTGATCCTGGCCTACGGGGTGAACGCGGAGCAGGCGTTCCGGGTGCTGCGCTGGCGTTCCCAGGAGACCAATACCAAGTTGCGCGATCTGGCCGCGCAGTTCGTCGCCGAACTCCGGATGATCAGCAAGGACAGCGCGGGGTTCCGCACCCGCTTCGATCATCTGCTGCTGACCGTGCACGAACGCGTCGACGTCTCCTGA